The following DNA comes from Legionella sp. PATHC032.
ACCAGTCTGTCCAACTACGATAAGATGGTAAAACGGGACTTTACCAGTAACAAAGAGCAAATTCATAAAGAAATACTTGCCGCCAATTCCCCGGCAATTAAGCCTATGCTGACACTTTACAAAAATGCCTTAAAAAAGGGCATCAAAGTATTTTTTGTAACCGGAAGACAAGAATCTGAGCGCAGCGCAACCCGAGCTAATTTAATTAAAGCAGGATATACCAAATGGGCAGGACTTTATCTACGGCCTAATGGGTATTCCTCTCCCTCGATTATCCCATTTAAATCAAAAGCCAGAGAAATGATAGCAAAAAAGGGATATACCATCATTGCCAGTATTGGTGATCAATACAGTGATATCCATGGGGGATATACAAAAAAAGGATTTAAGCTCCCCAATCCATTTTACTACTTGCCTTAATCGAGATGTAACGTGTCATTAGATTTTTCTTGTTATTAAATTCATAAAAAATAAAGCCCTCGGGCACAAAACCCGAGGTTTCTTAACACGCCAATCATTAAGCCGCTTTTTCTTTCATACGAATTGCCATGACTTCCATTGCCAGGAATTTGACATAATCATAGGTCACGTAATAATCCCCTTGATCTCCAGCAAATTTAGACCAGGAGTTACGCAAAGTGAAAACACCTCTATTGACATGACCATCTTCATCCATCACTTCAAGATCATCATCATAGCCAGTGATCACTAATTCATGCCCGGCATAGATCATTCCATTCATTGCGTCCAATACAATTTCAGGTGTTAACATCCAGGTGTCATGGTAAGCACGGTTAGTGCCTACAGCTCCGGCATCCCCAACAAATACATCCAATAACATACCGACAGTCAAGCGATTACCTTTGGCAAGCTCTTCCTTGATCTGATAAACGATTTGATTCATATCTGCTTTGGCTGAAAAAGATTCTTCATCCTTCAACAAAGCCTCCCAGCTGATTAAATTGGATACCGGAACACTGTGAGCCAAGAACTCGGAATCGGACATAGGTTTCCCTTCATTGTTCTCGTCTTCTAAAGGATATTCTCTAACACCGGCACAACCATTCAATTTTTGATAATTCTGGCTGATGATACCGTATTCAGAAATCTGTTGAAGAACCCAGTAGCCAAAAGAACCATTCCACCCGCTGGCTTTGGCTTTGTCATGTATCGCCAGATAACTTCCTAACTCCAGGTTACACAATTGACTGATATAATCCCCAGCCCCAAGAGCAGCATTGATGGCTGCAGTAACTGCGAAAGTGACGCAACTGCCATGATATCCCTGATCCAATACGGGTGTTAATTGCATTCCCAATTTAACTTTTCTTGGTAATTCAGAAGAAAAGCCGGCTGTGTTTATTGCATTTTTAGGATATTCTGACAGCTGTTCGCGCAAATAAGATTTTGCTTCGGTCGATAATTCATACTTGGGCAGCTTAAATGTCAAGCTTTGAGCAACACCACTTGGATTTTTAGGTGTAATGTGGACATCAACCTCCCCTTTTAAAGTCAAAGGGCCAGCAAAAGCCAATGATGAAGACAAAGACAATACAGCTAAATTAATTAACTTACTCATAAAATATATCCCTATAATTAACCCTCTTGCATCATATCAAGAGGTGAATTAAATGCAAACAAATCATGCGAATAAAATGACAAGCCAATTTTTTACTCACAGAATAGAAATTATTTTATGATAAGATACCCGTTCGCTAGAGCGCTGAGATAATTTTGCTCAAACAAACTCCATCCCAAATACTGAAATGCCATCCTTTCATTGACCAATAAACAATAACAAATCTGATTCAATTTAAGAAAACAAGCAACTTGGCCTGAGTTCATATATAATAGGTCTGATTCTAAAAAAGAGGATATTAATATGCGTACTCTATTGTCATGTTTCCTGATAACCCTATTGTCTTTTGGTTTAATTATCAATGAGGCCTCCGCTAAACGCTTTGGCGGCGGGCGTAGCTTTGGGGTTCAACGTTCTCACAATAGTCTTTTTTCATCCAATAAAACATACAACCAATCTTCATTAGCACAAAAAGCTAATAAAAACAGATGGGGTGGGGTATTAGGAGGCCTCCTGGTTGGAGGATTATTGGCCAGTCTCTTTATGGGTAATGGTTTGGCAAATGGGTTAATCACCTGGCTAATCCTTGGTTCAGTCATATTCTTTATCATCAGCTTCTTACGCAGAAAAATGAATCCAGGATTTCAATCAGCTCAATCCGGAACATTCCGCCAAAACTCTTTTCAACAATTCACTCAAAATTACGGAAACCGAAATAGCGGTGGAGCTCATTTTGCTCAACAAGAAATTAATTTTGACGCGGAGGGTTTTCTTCGTGATGCCAAAGTAACTTTTATACGTCTACAAACGGCTTATGACCAAAAAAATCTGCAGGATTTGCAAACATTCACAGTTCCGGAAGTATTCGCAGAAATTAAAATGCAATTGGACGAACGTGGCGATGCCCCAAACCAAACAGAAGTCATTTCCCTGGATGCAAAATTGCTTGATGTGTCTAAACAATCCTTATCCACGATAGCCAGTGTACAATTCACTGGAACAATCAAAGAGAACGGTGAACTATCTAACCTGGATGAAATATGGCATTTCCGACAGTTTGATAACAGAAAGGAGTGGGTTGTAGGAGGTATTCAGCAAGAAGTATTTCAGCCATAAATACTTATAATTCCCTAGAGTAGCAACTGTCTTTGATGACAGTTGCACTAAAAATTAAAGAAAATAACTGAACTCAATCAACAATATATTGTACCTTGGTAATTTCATATTCAACCATACCTCCGGGTGTTTCTACCGTAACCGCATCATCAAGCTCCTTGCCAATTAAAGCTCGGGCAATAGGAGAACTGTATGAAATCTTGTTCAGTTTGATATTGGCTTCGTCCTCTCCAACTATTTTATAGGTTAGTTCCGAGCCAGTGGCTACATGGCAAATAGTAACGGTTGAACCAAAAATCACTTTACCGTTGTTCGGTAATTTACTGATATCAATTATTTGCGCATGAGACAACTTCGCTTCAAGTTCTTGAATACGCCCTTCATTAAAACTCTGTTGTTCTCGAGCAGCGTGATACTCCGCATTTTCTTTCAAATCACCATGAGCTCTTGCAGTCGCAATTGCTTCTACAATGCGCGGACGATCCACGAACTTTAAGCGATGCAATTCTGATTTTAGTGCTTCTGCACCTTCAACTGTCATAGGATGTTTGCTCATATTTACCCCTAATGTAAATCTTGTAAGCGAGTTACAGTTTCCCTATCTTCATACTTCATAGCCAAACAAGCGGCTTCGGCTCCTGATAAGGTCGTAGTGTAGCTGACCTTATGCTGTAATGCATTGCGCCTAATCGCAAAGGAATCTGCAATTGCTTGTTTGCCCTCCGTCGTATTTACAATAAAGTCTATTT
Coding sequences within:
- a CDS encoding C1 family peptidase; the protein is MSKLINLAVLSLSSSLAFAGPLTLKGEVDVHITPKNPSGVAQSLTFKLPKYELSTEAKSYLREQLSEYPKNAINTAGFSSELPRKVKLGMQLTPVLDQGYHGSCVTFAVTAAINAALGAGDYISQLCNLELGSYLAIHDKAKASGWNGSFGYWVLQQISEYGIISQNYQKLNGCAGVREYPLEDENNEGKPMSDSEFLAHSVPVSNLISWEALLKDEESFSAKADMNQIVYQIKEELAKGNRLTVGMLLDVFVGDAGAVGTNRAYHDTWMLTPEIVLDAMNGMIYAGHELVITGYDDDLEVMDEDGHVNRGVFTLRNSWSKFAGDQGDYYVTYDYVKFLAMEVMAIRMKEKAA
- the greA gene encoding transcription elongation factor GreA gives rise to the protein MSKHPMTVEGAEALKSELHRLKFVDRPRIVEAIATARAHGDLKENAEYHAAREQQSFNEGRIQELEAKLSHAQIIDISKLPNNGKVIFGSTVTICHVATGSELTYKIVGEDEANIKLNKISYSSPIARALIGKELDDAVTVETPGGMVEYEITKVQYIVD
- a CDS encoding Tim44 domain-containing protein is translated as MRTLLSCFLITLLSFGLIINEASAKRFGGGRSFGVQRSHNSLFSSNKTYNQSSLAQKANKNRWGGVLGGLLVGGLLASLFMGNGLANGLITWLILGSVIFFIISFLRRKMNPGFQSAQSGTFRQNSFQQFTQNYGNRNSGGAHFAQQEINFDAEGFLRDAKVTFIRLQTAYDQKNLQDLQTFTVPEVFAEIKMQLDERGDAPNQTEVISLDAKLLDVSKQSLSTIASVQFTGTIKENGELSNLDEIWHFRQFDNRKEWVVGGIQQEVFQP
- a CDS encoding HAD family acid phosphatase; protein product: MKQQFYKLPQILISLCLLLILSTPIQAEPPNLSLIRKEIKHYYDSGLYYRELERTIKLAQEYIHQQYLINKNNKHPQKLAIVLDIDETSLSNYDKMVKRDFTSNKEQIHKEILAANSPAIKPMLTLYKNALKKGIKVFFVTGRQESERSATRANLIKAGYTKWAGLYLRPNGYSSPSIIPFKSKAREMIAKKGYTIIASIGDQYSDIHGGYTKKGFKLPNPFYYLP